In a genomic window of Quercus lobata isolate SW786 chromosome 4, ValleyOak3.0 Primary Assembly, whole genome shotgun sequence:
- the LOC115986974 gene encoding ribose-phosphate pyrophosphokinase 1: MSSLLHHSYCSSSPLTSRSYLKLNFFPSSRIPASQNGVRCNLVEPLKFENGKPYTSYLSSSTTTDQATTATATTPSISNAPYSENAHDTRLRIFSGTANPALSQEIACYMGLELGKIKIKRFADGEIYVQLQESVRGCDVYLVQPTCPPANENLMELLIMIDACRRASAKNITAVIPYFGYARADRKTQGRESIAAKLVANLITEAGANRVLACDLHSGQSMGYFDIPVDHVYGQPVILDYLASKYICSDDLVVVSPDVGGVARARAFAKKLSDAPLAIVDKRRHGHNVAEVMNLIGDVKGKVAVMVDDMIDTAGTISKGAVLLHQEGAREVYACSTHAVFSPPAIERLSSGLFQEVIITNTIPVLEQNYFPQLTILSVANLLGETIWRVHDDCSGGFEPYSSLGID, translated from the exons atgtcatctCTGCTTCATCACTCTTATTGCTCATCATCACCTCTCACTTCTCGTTcctatttgaaattgaatttcttCCCAAGCTCTCGAATCCCTGCCTCCCAAAACGGCGTC AGATGTAATTTGGTGGAGCCGTTGAAGTTCGAGAACGGAAAGCCGTACACTTCATATCTCAGTAGCAGCACTACCACTGACCAAgcaacaacagcaacagcaacaacgCCTTCCATTTCAAACGCACCGTATTCGGAGAATGCACACGACACCAGGCTCCGTATATTTTCCGGCACCGCCAATCCCGCACTCTCTCAG GAAATAGCATGCTACATGGGTCTGGAGCTTGGAAAAATTAAGATTAAACGTTTTGCTGATGGTGAGATATATGTCCAGTTGCAAGAGAGTGTCAGAGGGTGTGATGTTTATCTTGTGCAACCTACGTGTCCTCCTGCAAATGAGAATCTTATGGAGCTTCTGATAATGATTGATGCTTGTCGGAGGGCTTCAGCCAAAAATATTACTGCAGTGATTCCATATTTCGGATATGCCAGGGCTGATAGAAAG ACTCAAGGGCGTGAATCAATTGCAGCCAAACTTGTAGCAAATTTGATTACGGAAGCAGGTGCAAACCGTGTTCTTGCTTGTGATCTTCATTCAGGGCAGTCCATGGGCTATTTTGATATTCCAGTGGATCACGTGTATGGTCAG CCTGTGATACTTGACTACCTCGCCAGCAAATATATATGTTCTGATGATTTGGTAGTGGTCTCACCAGATGTTGGCGGTGTAGCCAGAGCCCGTGCTTTTGCCAAAAAGTTATCTGATGCCCCTCTAGCCATTGTCGATAAAAGGCGTCATGGACACAATGTTGCAGAG GTGATGAATCTGATTGGCGATGTGAAGGGAAAAGTAGCAGTTATGGTGGATGATATGATTGACACTGCTG GGACTATTTCAAAAGGTGCAGTGCTTTTACACCAAGAGGGTGCTAGGGAAGTGTATGCATGCAGTACACATGCTGTTTTTAG TCCTCCTGCTATAGAGCGGTTGTCGAGTGGTTTGTTTCAAGAGGTGATCATAACAAATACCATTCCAGTGTTAGAGCAAAACTATTTTCCTCAATTGACAATCTTGTCAGTAGCAAACCTCCTTGGGGAGACCATATGGCGGGTTCATGACGATTGCTCT GGCGGCTTTGAACCCTATTCCAGCTTGGGTATTGACTGA